Part of the Pseudobdellovibrionaceae bacterium genome is shown below.
TCACACCCACAGTATTAGGAGAGGTCCATTCATATGCGCTCACACCGGATAACTTACCAACAGGACTTAGCTTTGACACCCGCACTGGAGTTATTTCAGGCACTCCCACTGCGGCGACCACTGCCCTCACCTATTCACTAGAGGCCATGGGTCCGGGAGGTTTTGCCAGCACCCCATTTGCACTGGAAGTCGGCTATCGACTAGTTGTGGACTCAACCGGTGATACGCTACCCAATGCCAACGATGTCGCCTTAGGTGATGAGGCTTGCTTGGACGCTGACAACCAATGTTCCCTGCGGGCCGCCCTGCAGGAGGCCGTAGCGCTCAGTCCATACACCGTGGAAGTTTCAGTTCCCGCAAACACTTACACTCTCACGAGCTCCATTCAATTGAACTCTATCTCAAATAAAATTTTTGTCCGGGGTGTTAATTCATCCTCCACTGTCATCGATGGGGCCAACTCGACAAAATTGTTTTACTTGTCTGCTGTGAATACAAACGCACAAGTATCATATTTCGATATGGCTTTTAAAAACGGTAATGGGTTGGGTAACGGCGGCGCGTTCTACCTGTCGGACGGTTCCTACGAATTCACGCGGTGCCTGTTCGAAAGTAACCTTGTCACCTCGGGCCGTGGGGGAGCCATCTGGGCCGATCCGACAAATCCTGTTGTTATCACGACAGAGCAAAGTCAATTTATCAGCAACTCGGCTAGCAGCATCTCCAACTCAAATGGCGGCGCCATTCATGTGGGTCGCGATGATCACGTTTTGACTGTTATCGACAGCTACTTCTCTGGAAATACCGTGGGTGAATTTTGGGCTGGTGGCTCCATCGGAGGATACGACCAGCCCGGGTCAGAGATACATATTGAAGGCTCCACATTTATTGATAACGGCAAAATCGGCGGCGGAGGAATAGCCTTGCTCGGTTACTGCACGAAAGACCTTACCAAGAATTGCTCTATTAAAAACTCAACTTTTGTAGCTTCCGCTCAAGACAATCATTTAGTTCTACTTAGCTATGTAGCGCCTTTTGGCTCTCCACAAAACACCTGGCGTTTAGAAAACAACACATTTTTGTCTTCGGGCACTCTCTCAATGTTATACAGCGAAGGTGCGGCTAAAATAGATCTTCTAGCCAACGTGTTTCATAATCCACTGAGTTCGAATGCATGCGAAACAACGGTGGGCCTGACAAGCCTTGGGTACAATATCGATCATGCGAACACCTGTGGTTTAAATCATTCCACAGATCTAGCCTCAACAGATCCACTGCTTGACCCAGCAGGCCTGGTCGACAACGGCGGTTATACACCCACAGTTTTGCTGCAATTCGGGAGCCCAGCCAAAGACATCATCCCTTCTGACCAATGTGGCACACTCACCGACCAACGGGGCCTCCCGCGGCCCATCGGATCCGGCTGTGACGCTGGGGCCGTCGAGATGCAACAATAGCCTGATAACCCTTGGGACTCCCACATTTGAAATTCATCCGAATAGAATTGGAGCATTCAAACCCATTTCGTCGCGAAGGCCAATACACAGGTCCATCTAGAACCGCAACAACCCTAATGATCCATCTCAAAATGAGCCGCCAGCTGAAACCAAACCGCGGGTGAATATTATATCCTGGCTAAAGTTTGACCCTTTTTATTTTTCCCCTATCATATATGTAATACAGCATTGAGGTACCTAAATATTTCGTAAATTAGTGCCGTTTAAATTATTTGTTGTCCTGGGGATTTTCATGCACGTATATTTTAGATCGTCTTTGTTTTTTATATTTGCCTTCTTCATGTTACTTTCAACTTCCTGCAAGTTGGGTTCGGCGACCATTAGTGGACGAGTTGTTGATAATAGTGGTGGCAATAACTCTAATCCACCAGACAACAATACCCCTCCTCCTCCACCACCAACACCTCCAGCGCCACCTGCCGGTTTTGACTATGTGTGCGCGGGCACGCCGACTACTTTTACTACTGGAATGAATGCCAACGTCGTTGTTGGACAAGCTGATTTTCTGTCCGCTGCGGCTAATGCGGGTTCAACACCTACGGCGGCGACATTGAATACGCCCGATGGTGTATTTGCCGATCAATCGCGTCTTCTTATTGGTGATAAGAATAACAATCGAGTTTTGATATTTGACACCATTCCCTCGATGGATGGAGCCAGCGCCAACCTGGTGCTGGGTCAGCCTGACTTCGTATCGAACACTGCAAACAATGGTGGACTTGGGCCTTCATCACTAAAAAATCCACGACGGGCCGTGTATGACGGTACTTATTTTGCCGTTGCCGACAATAACAATGCCCGGGTGTTGATTTGGAATGGTCTCCCGAGTACCAATGCCGAAGCCGCCGACACCGTCTTAGGGCAGCCGGATTTTGTTACAAACACAGCCAATAACGGTGGCGTCAGTGCTACCAGTCAGCATTCTGGCTACCCCACTTTGTTTGCTATTCCTGGCGAAGCGCTCGTATTTGCTGATGTATGGAACTACCGGGTCCTATTTTACGAGCATCCGCTGACGGATCAACAGGCGGCCAATCGAGTTGTTTGCCAAAACAATTTTACTTCT
Proteins encoded:
- a CDS encoding putative Ig domain-containing protein; translated protein: MTGWPKFITKLLSFKNQIFPRLLSLLWIALTVPFIFGCQLADNRIAGKINPSQTPPGFSPVPAVQSIADQIFYRGDAVNLTPTVLGEVHSYALTPDNLPTGLSFDTRTGVISGTPTAATTALTYSLEAMGPGGFASTPFALEVGYRLVVDSTGDTLPNANDVALGDEACLDADNQCSLRAALQEAVALSPYTVEVSVPANTYTLTSSIQLNSISNKIFVRGVNSSSTVIDGANSTKLFYLSAVNTNAQVSYFDMAFKNGNGLGNGGAFYLSDGSYEFTRCLFESNLVTSGRGGAIWADPTNPVVITTEQSQFISNSASSISNSNGGAIHVGRDDHVLTVIDSYFSGNTVGEFWAGGSIGGYDQPGSEIHIEGSTFIDNGKIGGGGIALLGYCTKDLTKNCSIKNSTFVASAQDNHLVLLSYVAPFGSPQNTWRLENNTFLSSGTLSMLYSEGAAKIDLLANVFHNPLSSNACETTVGLTSLGYNIDHANTCGLNHSTDLASTDPLLDPAGLVDNGGYTPTVLLQFGSPAKDIIPSDQCGTLTDQRGLPRPIGSGCDAGAVEMQQ